A stretch of DNA from Desulfobacterales bacterium:
GTAATCGACCCCTTCCCTTTCCCCGCTTCGAGGTTTTCGGGTGGTGTAGGATACCGAGTACAGCAGATCCGGAAAATCCGACCGCACGGACTTGCAGAGTGTTGTTTTGCCCGCACCGGATGGCGCTGAAATCACAAAGAGCAGGCCTTGGCGACGGGTCTGGTCATGGCCGGTGGGGCGTGGAATGCTTGTATACAGCATCATGTCGGATTAAAGCGGTTCCTTCAGCGATGCATAGCGCTGGGATATGGTATCGGACTGGATCGCTGAGAGAACGATGTGATTGCTGTCCATGATGATGATGGATCGGGTCCGGCGCCCATGGGTTGCGTCCACAAGGCGCTTTTCATCTTTGGCTTCATCTTTGAGCCGCTTCATCGGGGCTGAATTCGGTGAAACAATGGCCACAACCCGTTCGGCAACCACCGTGCTGCCGAAACCAATGCTTAGAAGAGTCTGCTCCATAAAACCTCCCTACTCAACATTCTGAACCTGCTCCCTAATTTTTTCAATTTCTGATTTCACATCGACAATGATATGAGATACCTTTTGGTTGCCCGTCTTGGACCCCATGGTATTGAACTCCCGGTTGAACTCCTGCAGCAGAAAGTTGAGCTTGCGGCCGGCCGGGTCCTGGGCCGCCATGATGGTGCGAAACTGCTGGATATGGCTGCGGGCCCTGACAATCTCCTCGGAGATATCGCAGCGGTCAGCCAGAAACGCCGCTTCTTGTGCGATGCGGCCGGGATCTATCTCAATCAGCCCGTTGGTTAAAACGCTTATGCGTTCCTGTAGACGTTCTTTGTAATGGGCGATCAGACCGGATGAGGCCGCTTCGATTTCATTCATACACGTTTCGATAAAGAAAAGCCGTTCTTCAAAATCCTTGAATAGGGCGGCCCCTTCCCGGCTGCGCATGGCATCATGATCGGAAATGGCCGCAGCCAGAGATTCACGGACGACATTCCAGCCGGCATCCAGGTCGATATCGATCTCCTTTGGTCTGATGATGCCGCTGCCGGTTATGAGGTCCAGCGGTATTTCGGATTTCAGCTGCAGCAGGTCACGCAGTTGCATCAGGGCCATATGATAGGCTTTTGCTTTGGCTTCATCGACCTCAAATGCGCAGGCATTATCAATACTCGCCCGGATCTGCACCGTTGCCTCGACCCGCCCCCTTGTAATTTGAGCGGCGATCAGTCCCTTAATCTGCTCTTCCAGAGATTGGTAGTTGTTGGGGATTCGCAGGACTATGTCCAGATGACGACTGTTGTAAGAACGGATTTCAGTATTCACCGTCAGGTCTACGGATGTCTTCTCGGAACTGGCATATGCCGTCATACTTTTTAACATTTTCCCCTCTCTAACAGCTTCTCATCGATTGTCATGCAACACTCAGGTGATATCTTTCAGGTACTTGCTGCGGACCCGCTCCAGAAAATCCAGCATGTTTTTTGCGGCATAATCCGGATACGTCCAAGGCAGCGTCCGGAATCCCCCCCGGGTGTAAATCAGGGTCAAGTCCGCATAGATACCCTTGCCGATACTGATCCGATGCGTAAAGTTTTTGGCGGTGGCCAGGACAAAGCGTTCATGCACCAGATAACCCGGATCGATATTGATCCGGCGACGGTCGTTTTTTAAATATTTCTGCTCAAAATCATTGGTAATGAGTTTAATATCTGCTAAATCATGTTGCTGAATATGATTTTTAAAGGCCAGAACCCGCCGAAAAAGCGGCCCGCCCATTTCAGAACTGTAATAGTCCGTAAAATCAAAGTTAAACCACGGACCAGCCAGATCGATGGGTCCGAAAGAGTTGCCGAGATCGCAGGCCGCCGGTTCCAACAGGCGCTTGTCGTTCATGAAAAGACCGACAACCAGTTTTGCCGGCTTCGGGGTCTGTGGGTTGCTCATATGGGTTCGGGTCGTTTTATATCCGGGAGAGCCTGTGGCCGAACAAACTTCGTCACGCGTCTAACGGTTTGGCCTCATCGATGAGCATAATGGGAATGTCATCCCTTATCTCATACAGAAGTTTACATTTTTCACAAATAAGTCCATCCTGGGTATCATTCAGATGGATGTCGCCTTTACACTTGGGGCAGGCCAGAATATCCAGAAGTTCTTTGCTGATTGGCATGGCTGCGTTCCTTAAATTGTTTATTATTTGTTTTTGATATATCGTGATATTCATAGCAGATAAATCCGCGGGTTGCAAAATAAATGCTTTCTGAACTACCCCGGCGCAAGCAGCGGGGAATTTACCCCAAAAGATTAAAACAGGTTTAACGGTCCATAAAAAAAGGGGATTACATTCAGTGACACGACAGGCAGACCGTCATCATCATCGGCATTGGTAACATCCTGTTATAACAGACTGAAACAACGCTTGTGACGACATGACTATACTTTTTCTGTTTTTTTCCTGACCAGCAGACAGGTTTGGACGGTCTGGACGGCGATTTACATAATGTTCTTGCGGTAGTTGACAATTTTCAATCATTAATTTATTTTGCTATAAATATAATATTGAAATAGCTTTCAATTAGTTTGGACTTTTTTTGATTTTTGGAGATAAGATGCCAAAAAAGTTTTTAGTAATCCGTTGGTCTGGAATGGGTGATGTTGTAATGACTCTTCCGGCTCTTAAATGGTTAAA
This window harbors:
- a CDS encoding DUF370 domain-containing protein yields the protein MEQTLLSIGFGSTVVAERVVAIVSPNSAPMKRLKDEAKDEKRLVDATHGRRTRSIIIMDSNHIVLSAIQSDTISQRYASLKEPL
- a CDS encoding YicC family protein is translated as MLKSMTAYASSEKTSVDLTVNTEIRSYNSRHLDIVLRIPNNYQSLEEQIKGLIAAQITRGRVEATVQIRASIDNACAFEVDEAKAKAYHMALMQLRDLLQLKSEIPLDLITGSGIIRPKEIDIDLDAGWNVVRESLAAAISDHDAMRSREGAALFKDFEERLFFIETCMNEIEAASSGLIAHYKERLQERISVLTNGLIEIDPGRIAQEAAFLADRCDISEEIVRARSHIQQFRTIMAAQDPAGRKLNFLLQEFNREFNTMGSKTGNQKVSHIIVDVKSEIEKIREQVQNVE
- a CDS encoding DUF4416 family protein; the encoded protein is MSNPQTPKPAKLVVGLFMNDKRLLEPAACDLGNSFGPIDLAGPWFNFDFTDYYSSEMGGPLFRRVLAFKNHIQQHDLADIKLITNDFEQKYLKNDRRRINIDPGYLVHERFVLATAKNFTHRISIGKGIYADLTLIYTRGGFRTLPWTYPDYAAKNMLDFLERVRSKYLKDIT
- a CDS encoding Trm112 family protein, translated to MPISKELLDILACPKCKGDIHLNDTQDGLICEKCKLLYEIRDDIPIMLIDEAKPLDA